From the genome of Zalophus californianus isolate mZalCal1 chromosome 6, mZalCal1.pri.v2, whole genome shotgun sequence, one region includes:
- the GCNT3 gene encoding beta-1,3-galactosyl-O-glycosyl-glycoprotein beta-1,6-N-acetylglucosaminyltransferase 3: protein MVWWKKKPFQQHHLWALGCYMLLAVVALRFSLRLKCDFESLDLESRDFRSQHCRDILYKSLKLPAKRSINCSGIIRGDQQAVTEALLDNLEVKKKREPFTDTDYLNMTRDCEHFKAERKFIRFPLSKEELDFPIAYSMVVHEKIENFERLLRALYAPQNIYCVHVDEKSPETFKEAVKAIVSCFPNVFIASKLVRVVYASWSRVQADLNCMEDLLQSSVPWRYLLNTCGTDFPIKTNAEMVLALKMLNGKNSMESEIPTEYKRSRWTYHYEVTDTLYITSKMKDPPPDNIPMFTGNAYIVASREFVQHVLENPKSQRLIEWVKDTYSPDEHLWATLQRAPWMPGSVPYHPKFHISDMTAIARLVKWQGHEGDISMGAPYAPCSGTHQRSVCVYGTGDLHWILQNHHLLANKFDPKVDDNVLQCLEEYLRYKAIYGTKL, encoded by the coding sequence ATGGTTTGGTGGAAGAAGAAGCCCTTTCAGCAGCATCACCTGTGGGCCCTGGGCTGCTATATGCTGCTGGCCGTGGTTGCTCTGAGGTTTTCTCTCAGGTTGAAATGTGACTTTGAGTCCCTGGATCTGGAGTCCAGGGACTTTCGGAGCCAGCACTGTAGGGACATCTTGTACAAGTCCCTGAAGCTGCCAGCAAAGAGATCCATCAACTGTTCTGGAATCATCCGAGGGGACCAGCAGGCAGTGACAGAGGCTCTCCTGGACAACCTGGAGGTCAAGAAGAAGCGGGAGCCCTTCACAGACACCGACTACCTTAACATGACCAGAGACTGTGAGCACTTTAAGGCCGAAAGGAAGTTCATACGGTTCCCTCTGAGCAAAGAAGAGTTAGACTTCCCTATTGCATACTCTATGGTGGTCCACGAGAAGATTGAGAACTTTGAAAGACTGCTGCGAGCTTTGTATGCCCCTCAGAACATATACTGTGTCCACGTGGATGAGAAATCCCCAGAAACTTTCAAAGAGGCAGTCAAGGCGATTGTGTCGTGCTTCCCAAATGTCTTCATAGCCAGTAAGTTGGTTCGGGTGGTTTATGCCTCCTGGTCCAGGGTGCAGGCTGACCTAAACTGTATGGAGGACTTGCTCCAGAGCTCAGTGCCATGGAGATACTTACTGAATACATGTGGGACGGACTTTCCTATAAAGACCAATGCCGAGATGGTCCTGGCCCTCAAGATGTTGAATGGGAAGAACAGTATGGAGTCAGAAATACCTACTGAGTACAAAAGGTCTCGCTGGACATATCACTATGAGGTGACAGACACATTGTACATAACCAGCAAGATGAAGGATCCTCCCCCGGATAATATACCTATGTTCACAGGGAATGCCTATATTGTGGCTTCTCGAGAATTTGTCCAGCACGTCTTGGAGAACCCCAAGTCCCAACGACTGATCGAGTGGGTGAAAGACACCTATAGCCCTGATGAACATCTGTGGGCCACCCTTCAGCGTGCACCATGGATGCCGGGTTCTGTTCCCTACCACCCCAAGTTTCACATCTCCGACATGACAGCCATTGCCAGGCTGGTCAAGTGGCAAGGCCATGAGGGAGACATCAGTATGGGGGCACCTTATGCACCTTGCTCTGGAACCCACCAGCGGTCTGTCTGTGTTTATGGGACGGGGGACCTGCATTGGATTCTTCAAAACCATCACCTGTTGGCTAACAAGTTTGACCCAAAGGTGGATGACAATGTTCTTCAGTGCTTAGAAGAGTACTTACGTTATAAGGCCATCTATGGGACTAAACTCTGA